The Brachionichthys hirsutus isolate HB-005 chromosome 1, CSIRO-AGI_Bhir_v1, whole genome shotgun sequence genome has a window encoding:
- the LOC137895299 gene encoding alpha-2Db adrenergic receptor-like produces the protein MDYSDVFTSVLATAPASLPQNCSLGNQTSSSSPRSPLPPHSQVASVFIVLVVTVIILGTVVGNVLVVVAVFTSRALRAPQNLFLVSLASADILVATLVIPFSLANEVMGYWYFGSTWCSFYLALDVLFCTSSIVHLCAISLDRYWSVTKAVSYNRKRTPKRIKAMISIVWLISVVISSPPLLMTPRDMEEEDFEDEEQRVSNRQECLLINQTWYILSSCLVSFFAPGVIMILVYCKIYRVAKQRASTVFVAKNVLERQPSQSETCFVGNAKRGGGCDKPQYEPDSLRPGNRHSSSNVESTSSSHRRGELDEIDLEERRCEAKTRTSFSSALRFHRRAGGSAMTAEGKDPEGTSNRLKPPPPSCASISWASSDQCSHHFLLPSPLPLRSRRASLSKNKVAQMREKRFTFVLAVVMGVFVLCWFPFFFTYSLHAVCRENCTIPDTLFNLFFWIGYCNSCLNPIIYTIFNRDFRRAFKKILFESHKRA, from the exons ATGGACTATTCGGATGTATTCACGTCTGTTTTGGCCACGGCGCCGGCCTCTTTACCGCAAAACTGCTCCCTGGGAAATCAGACGTCTTCTTCCTCGCCGAGGTCTCCTCTACCTCCACACTCGCAGGTGGCGTCGGTGTTCATCGTGCTGGTGGTGACGGTCATCATTCTGGGCACCGTGGTGGGCAacgtgctggtggtggtggcggtgttCACCAGCCGGGCCCTGAGGGCGCCCCAGAACCTCTTCCTGGTATCGTTGGCTTCTGCGGACATACTGGTGGCGACGCTGGTCATCCCCTTCTCCCTAGCCAATGAG GTCATGGGCTACTGGTACTTTGGCTCCACTTGGTGCTCCTTCTACCTGGCTCTGGATGTCCTCTTTTGCACGTCTTCCATCGTCCACCTGTGCGCCATCAGCCTCGACCGGTACTGGTCCGTCACCAAAGCCGTCAGCTACAACCGGAAACGGACGCCCAAGCGGATCAAAGCGATGATCAGCATCGTTTGGCTCATCTCTGTCGTCATCTCCTCCCCGCCGCTCCTCATGACTCCTCGTGACATGGAAGAGGAGGACTTTGAGGACGAGGAGCAGCGCGTGAGCAACCGGCAGGAGTGTCTCCTCATCAACCAGACGTGGtacatcctctcctcctgcctcgTGTCCTTCTTCGCCCCAGGAGTCATCATGATCCTGGTTTATTGCAAGATCTACCGGGTCGCCAAGCAGCGAGCCTCCACCGTGTTCGTGGCAAAGAACGTTCTGGAGCGGCAGCCGTCGCAGTCGGAGACCTGCTTTGTCGGCAACGCCAAAAGGGGAGGCGGCTGCGATAAACCCCAGTACGAGCCGGACAGCCTGCGGCCGGGAAACCGGCACAGCTCTTCCAACGTGgagagcaccagcagcagccaccGGAGAGGAGAGCTGGATGAAATCGACTTGGAGGAGAGGCGCTGCGAAGCCAAAACCAGaacctccttctcctcagcGCTCCGTTTCCACAGGAGAGCCGGCGGGAGCGCCATGACGGCGGAAGGGAAGGACCCGGAGGGAACGTCCAACAGGCTGAAGCCGCCTCCCCCTTCCTGCGCCTCCATATCCTGGGCCTCATCCGACCAGTGCTCCCACCACTTCCTGCTCCCGTCCCCGCTGCCTCTCCGCAGTCGGCGGGCGTCTCTTTCCAAAAACAAGGTGGCGCAGATGAGGGAGAAGCGCTTCAccttcgtcctggccgtggtgATGGGGGTTTTTGTCCTCTGCTGGTTCCCCTTCTTCTTCACCTACAGTCTGCACGCCGTCTGCAGGGAGAACTGTACGATTCCCGACACGCTCTTCAACCTGTTCTTTTGGATCGGGTACTG